CCAGGTGTATTTTGTCTCCCTCCTGAACTGTATTGAGCCGATTTTATAGGAAAACCCTCCTGCGACATCAATCCCTCCTGAGCGCTTAACTGTTTCAAGGTCAGTGTCTGTGAGGGATGAGCTTCCCTGAACAAGCGATGATGCAAATCCTGCTCCAGGGCTTATCAGAAGCTTGTCTGTCCCGAGCATCTGGAACTGCTCCTCAACAACTGCTTTTACGCCCTGCCCAAGGGATATCAGGGATATAACTGCTGCAATTCCGATGAATATCCCTATCATCGTGAGCCATGAGCGCAGCCTTCTCTTCTCAAGGCTTCTCCAGGCAAAGATGGCATAATCTTTTAGCAAGTGCTTTCCCCCTTAAATCCCAATATTAAATGACTATTTATCCCCTTTCTCATTACTTTTTCCTGATAAGATGCCTTATTCTTTTCCTGTTCTTGTATAGCAGCACCCCTGCAGCAACAATCAGAAGGGTTATAATAATTCCTGCGCCGCTCCCTGTTCCAGCCATCCCGAATTTTTTCATCTCTGCTGATGTGTAAATTCGCAGAGGGGCATACTCAATTTTTTCATATCTGTTTCCTATTGCGTCTGAGTAAATCAGTTTCAAAGGTATGCTGATTGAGCCCTCTTTTGTCTTCTCAGCATAAATTGTGAAGTCAGCTGTGTCATAATCGTCTGAGGCAAGCTCTCCGATGTAATATTCGCCTGCAGAAAGAATTTTGTAATCTGGGCTTTCATCAATTCTTGCTTTCAGGAATTTGACATCTCCTGTTCCCTCATTTATTATCTTTACTGTAATCTTTCCTTTTGTCCCTGAAGTTGTGATTGCGCTGCTGGAAATCTCAGCAGAGAGAACCGGCTCTGAATTTACAATTACTCCTGCTATGTCTGATTTTGTGTGGTTTGCATTTCCCTCATCACGGTAGCTTATGAACAATGGGACTTTGTAAACTCCTGTTGCTGCATCCGGAGATGCCATTATGCCAAACTCAAATGATTTTGTCTCTCCTGCTGCAATCTGATATGCCTTCTTCTCTGTTCCAGAGCCTATTGGAATAAATGGAATTGATGATGATGAAAGATTTATTCCAACTGAGACATCTTTCATTGCCGAGTCAGCAAGGTTCTTAATCTCAATTTTTAGGATTGCATATTTGCCCGGCGCTATATTGAGGGGCTCTGAGCTTATTGACTCTATTGAAAGCCCCGGAAATGACCTTCTCACATTGACATTAAAAGCAGACAATGTAACCCAGTTTTCTCCATCTGCTGAATATCTCAGCTTTATCTCATTCAAGCCGGAGATTGCCTTTTCATCCACTCTCAGCCTGTATTCAATTATAAGGGAATCAACTCCTGTCTGCCCGCCTCCGATTGTTCCCAGGGCAATTCTTCCGCTGGCGCCGGGATCCAAGGAAAAGGGGAATGCCGGGATAATCTCAACAACAACATTTTTCAGGGATTCTCCCCCGATGTTTTCCACGCGGAATTTAAGCTTGACATACTGCCCTGAATCAACAGGGCTTGGCTCCTGGTTCAGCATGCTTATTGTTATGGCATTTCCTTCAGGAGAAACTCCTGCTGCTGAAGCTGTCCTTTCAATTGAAAGGAAAAAAATCAGCAAAGCTGCAAATATTATTAATCTGTTATTGTGCTTTCCGTTGTTCTTTGAATTGTTTCTCATTTTTTCAAAAGCCTCTCTTGTTCGTTATTGTTCGTTATAATAATCCGCCATCATATGTTTTTCACAATCTTGCCGTCCTTTATGTAGACTATTCTGTGCGCATACTTTGCAAGATTTGAGTCGTGCGTTACGAGTATTATTGTCTTTTTCTTTTCTTCATGAAGTTTTCTCAGGAAGTCCATTATTTCTGCGCCCCTTTTTGAGTCAAGGTTTCCTGTGG
This region of Candidatus Woesearchaeota archaeon genomic DNA includes:
- a CDS encoding COG1361 S-layer family protein gives rise to the protein MRNNSKNNGKHNNRLIIFAALLIFFLSIERTASAAGVSPEGNAITISMLNQEPSPVDSGQYVKLKFRVENIGGESLKNVVVEIIPAFPFSLDPGASGRIALGTIGGGQTGVDSLIIEYRLRVDEKAISGLNEIKLRYSADGENWVTLSAFNVNVRRSFPGLSIESISSEPLNIAPGKYAILKIEIKNLADSAMKDVSVGINLSSSSIPFIPIGSGTEKKAYQIAAGETKSFEFGIMASPDAATGVYKVPLFISYRDEGNANHTKSDIAGVIVNSEPVLSAEISSSAITTSGTKGKITVKIINEGTGDVKFLKARIDESPDYKILSAGEYYIGELASDDYDTADFTIYAEKTKEGSISIPLKLIYSDAIGNRYEKIEYAPLRIYTSAEMKKFGMAGTGSGAGIIITLLIVAAGVLLYKNRKRIRHLIRKK